A section of the Serratia liquefaciens ATCC 27592 genome encodes:
- the gltB gene encoding glutamate synthase large subunit yields MLYDKSQERDNCGFGLIAHIEGEPSHKVVRTAIHALARMQHRGAILADGKTGDGCGLLLQKPDRFFRMVAEERSWRLAKNYAVGMMFLSQNEEEARASRRIVEEELQNETLSVVGWREVPTNPDVLGEIALSSLPRIEQIFVNAPAGWRPRDMERRLFIARRRIEKRVQDDSFYVCSFSNLVTIYKGLCMPADLPRFYLDLADLRLESAICLFHQRFSTNTVPRWPLAQPFRYLAHNGEINTITGNRQWARARTYKFQTPLIPDLQTAAPFVNETGSDSSSLDNMLELLLAGGMDLIRAMRLLVPPAWQNNPDMDTDLRAFFDFNSMHMEPWDGPAGIVMSDGRYAACNLDRNGLRPARYVITKDKLITCASEVGIWDYQPDEVVEKGRVGPGELMVIDTRSGKILHSAETDDDLKSRHPYKEWMEKNVKRLVPFEDLPADQVGSRELDDSQLETYQKQFGYSSEELDQVIRVLGEIGQEATGSMGDDTPFAVLSSRPRIIYDYFRQQFAQVTNPPIDPLREAHVMSLATSIGREMNVFCEAEGQAHRLSFKSPILLYSDFKQLTTLEGEYYRADTLDLTFDPAEQDLEQTIRSLCDEAERKVRDGAVLLVLSDRAITPQRLPVPAPMAVGAIQTRLVEKSLRCDANIIVETASARDPHHFAVLLGFGATAVYPYLAYETLAKLVDTQAIDKKYREVMLNYRNGINKGLYKIMSKMGISTIASYRCAKLFEAVGLHRDLSDLCFQGVVSRIGGASFSDIQQDLQNLSKRAWLKRKPLEQGGLLKFVHDGEYHAYNPDVVSTLQTAVHSGKYSDYQAYAKLVNERPVAMLRDLLAITPKGTPIPVDQVEPAESLFKRFDTAAMSIGALSPEAHESLAIAMNSLGGFSNSGEGGEDPARYGTNKVSRIKQVASGRFGVTPAYLVNADVIQIKVAQGAKPGEGGQLPGDKVTPYIAKLRYSVPGVTLISPPPHHDIYSIEDLAQLIFDLKQVNPKAMISVKLVSEPGVGTIATGVAKAYADLITIAGYDGGTGASPLSSVKYAGCPWELGLVETQQALVANGLRHKIRLQVDGGLKTGVDIVKAAILGAESFGFGTGPMVALGCKYLRICHLNNCATGVATQDEKLRRDHYHGLPERVTNYFQFIARETREIMAQLGVSQLVDLIGRTDFLTELDGISAKQNKLDLSPLLKTATPHPGKALHCTESSNPPFDQGLMNKDLLAQAEPHIEAKSSKAFYFDIRNTDRSVGATLSGAIATVHGDQGMAADPIKAYFSGTAGQSFGVWNAGGVELTLTGDANDYVGKGMAGGRIAVRPPIGSAFRSHEASIIGNTCLYGATGGKLFAAGRAGERFAVRNSGAITVVEGIGDNGCEYMTGGIVCVLGKTGINFGAGMTGGFAYVLDEDGEFRKRVNPELVEVLDVDQLAIHEEHLRGLITEHVQATGSSRAEEILANWPEWAPKFALVKPKSSDVKALLGHRSRSAAELRVQAQ; encoded by the coding sequence ATGTTGTACGATAAATCCCAAGAGCGGGACAACTGTGGTTTCGGCCTGATCGCCCACATAGAAGGCGAACCTAGCCATAAGGTCGTGCGTACCGCGATTCACGCACTGGCCCGCATGCAGCACCGTGGCGCAATCCTTGCTGACGGCAAGACTGGCGACGGTTGCGGCCTGTTATTACAAAAGCCCGACCGCTTTTTCCGCATGGTGGCGGAAGAGCGCAGCTGGCGCTTAGCCAAGAACTACGCCGTTGGCATGATGTTCCTCAGCCAGAACGAAGAGGAAGCCCGTGCCAGCCGCCGCATTGTAGAAGAAGAGCTGCAGAACGAAACGCTGTCGGTTGTTGGCTGGCGTGAAGTGCCGACCAACCCGGACGTTTTGGGTGAAATTGCCCTCTCCTCCCTGCCGCGTATTGAACAGATTTTCGTTAACGCCCCGGCCGGTTGGCGCCCACGCGATATGGAACGCCGCCTGTTTATCGCGCGCCGCCGTATCGAGAAGCGCGTCCAGGACGACAGCTTCTATGTATGCAGCTTCTCGAATCTGGTGACGATCTATAAAGGCCTGTGCATGCCTGCGGATCTGCCCCGTTTCTATCTTGATTTGGCGGACCTGCGTCTGGAATCGGCCATCTGCCTGTTCCACCAGCGTTTTTCCACCAACACCGTACCACGCTGGCCGCTGGCGCAGCCGTTCCGCTACCTGGCGCACAACGGCGAAATCAACACCATCACCGGCAACCGCCAATGGGCGCGCGCCCGTACTTATAAATTCCAGACGCCGCTGATCCCGGATCTGCAAACGGCAGCGCCTTTCGTTAACGAAACCGGTTCCGACTCCAGCTCGCTGGATAACATGCTGGAGCTGTTGCTGGCAGGCGGTATGGACTTAATCCGCGCCATGCGCCTGCTGGTTCCGCCAGCCTGGCAGAACAACCCGGATATGGACACCGATCTGCGTGCCTTCTTCGACTTCAACTCGATGCACATGGAGCCGTGGGACGGCCCTGCCGGTATCGTGATGTCCGACGGCCGCTACGCCGCCTGTAACCTGGACCGTAACGGTCTGCGTCCGGCACGCTACGTCATCACCAAAGATAAGCTGATTACCTGTGCCTCTGAAGTCGGCATCTGGGATTACCAGCCGGATGAAGTGGTAGAGAAAGGCCGCGTGGGCCCTGGCGAGCTGATGGTGATCGATACCCGCAGCGGCAAGATCCTGCACTCTGCCGAAACCGATGACGATCTGAAAAGCCGCCACCCGTATAAAGAGTGGATGGAAAAGAACGTCAAGCGGCTGGTGCCGTTCGAAGACCTGCCGGCCGATCAGGTCGGCAGTCGTGAGCTTGACGACTCGCAGCTCGAGACTTACCAGAAACAGTTCGGCTACAGCAGTGAAGAACTGGATCAGGTGATCCGCGTGCTGGGGGAGATTGGCCAGGAAGCTACCGGCTCAATGGGTGACGATACCCCGTTTGCCGTGCTGTCCAGCCGTCCACGCATCATCTATGACTATTTCCGTCAGCAGTTCGCTCAGGTGACCAACCCGCCTATCGATCCGCTGCGCGAAGCGCACGTCATGTCGCTGGCCACCAGCATCGGCCGCGAAATGAACGTGTTTTGCGAGGCCGAAGGCCAGGCGCACCGTTTAAGCTTTAAATCGCCGATCCTGCTGTACTCCGATTTCAAACAGCTCACTACGCTGGAAGGCGAATACTATCGGGCCGACACGCTCGATCTGACCTTTGATCCAGCGGAGCAGGATCTGGAGCAGACCATCCGTTCGCTGTGCGACGAAGCGGAACGTAAAGTCCGCGACGGTGCCGTGCTGCTGGTGCTGTCAGACCGTGCCATCACCCCCCAACGTCTGCCGGTGCCTGCGCCAATGGCCGTTGGTGCGATCCAGACCCGTCTGGTCGAGAAAAGCCTGCGCTGCGATGCCAACATCATTGTTGAAACCGCCAGTGCCCGTGACCCGCACCATTTCGCCGTGCTGTTAGGCTTTGGCGCGACGGCGGTCTACCCCTACCTGGCTTACGAAACGCTGGCCAAATTGGTAGATACCCAGGCAATCGACAAGAAATACCGTGAAGTGATGCTGAACTACCGTAACGGCATCAATAAAGGCTTGTACAAGATCATGTCCAAAATGGGCATATCTACTATCGCCTCTTACCGCTGCGCTAAACTGTTCGAAGCCGTCGGCCTGCACCGCGATCTGTCCGATTTGTGTTTCCAGGGCGTGGTCAGCCGCATCGGCGGCGCCAGCTTCAGCGACATCCAACAGGATCTGCAGAACCTGTCCAAGCGTGCGTGGTTGAAACGTAAACCGCTGGAACAGGGCGGCCTGCTGAAGTTCGTCCACGACGGCGAGTACCATGCGTACAACCCTGACGTGGTGAGCACGTTGCAAACGGCAGTGCACAGCGGCAAATACAGCGACTATCAGGCTTACGCCAAGCTGGTGAACGAGCGCCCGGTGGCCATGCTGCGCGACCTGTTGGCCATCACGCCGAAGGGCACGCCAATTCCGGTTGATCAGGTTGAACCTGCTGAATCGCTGTTCAAACGTTTCGATACCGCAGCGATGTCCATCGGTGCCCTGAGCCCGGAAGCGCACGAGTCGTTGGCAATCGCCATGAACAGCCTTGGCGGTTTCTCCAACTCCGGCGAAGGCGGTGAAGATCCGGCCCGTTACGGCACCAACAAAGTGTCGCGCATCAAGCAGGTGGCATCCGGCCGTTTCGGCGTGACGCCGGCTTACCTGGTGAATGCCGATGTGATCCAAATTAAAGTGGCGCAAGGAGCCAAGCCGGGTGAAGGCGGCCAGTTGCCGGGGGATAAGGTTACCCCTTATATCGCCAAGCTGCGTTATTCGGTACCGGGCGTGACGCTGATCTCGCCACCACCGCACCACGACATCTACTCGATTGAAGATCTGGCACAGCTGATTTTCGACCTGAAACAGGTCAACCCGAAGGCCATGATCTCGGTGAAGCTGGTTTCCGAACCGGGCGTGGGCACCATCGCGACCGGCGTGGCGAAAGCCTATGCCGATCTGATCACCATCGCCGGCTACGACGGCGGTACCGGCGCCAGCCCGCTGTCTTCAGTGAAATACGCTGGCTGCCCGTGGGAATTGGGCCTGGTGGAAACCCAGCAAGCGTTGGTGGCCAACGGCCTGCGCCATAAAATTCGCCTGCAGGTGGATGGCGGCCTGAAAACCGGCGTGGATATCGTGAAAGCGGCAATTCTGGGTGCGGAAAGCTTCGGCTTCGGCACCGGTCCAATGGTGGCGCTGGGTTGTAAGTACTTGCGTATCTGTCACCTGAACAACTGCGCTACCGGCGTGGCAACTCAGGATGAAAAACTGCGCCGCGATCATTACCACGGCCTGCCGGAACGCGTGACCAACTACTTCCAGTTTATCGCGCGCGAAACCCGCGAGATCATGGCGCAGTTAGGGGTTAGCCAACTGGTGGATCTGATTGGTCGTACCGATTTCCTGACCGAACTGGACGGTATCTCCGCCAAGCAGAACAAGCTGGATCTGTCGCCGTTGCTGAAAACCGCCACGCCGCATCCGGGCAAGGCGCTGCATTGCACCGAAAGCAGCAACCCGCCGTTCGACCAAGGGTTGATGAACAAGGATCTGCTGGCACAGGCGGAACCGCATATTGAAGCGAAAAGCAGCAAAGCCTTCTACTTCGATATCCGCAACACCGACCGTTCAGTGGGCGCTACCCTGTCCGGAGCCATCGCTACCGTGCACGGTGACCAGGGCATGGCGGCCGATCCGATCAAGGCCTACTTCTCCGGTACCGCCGGCCAGAGCTTCGGCGTATGGAATGCGGGCGGCGTAGAACTGACCCTGACCGGCGACGCCAACGACTACGTTGGCAAAGGCATGGCAGGCGGCCGTATCGCCGTGCGTCCACCGATTGGCTCCGCGTTCCGCAGTCATGAAGCCAGCATTATCGGCAACACCTGCCTGTACGGCGCTACCGGCGGCAAGCTGTTCGCTGCGGGCCGTGCGGGGGAACGCTTCGCCGTACGTAACTCCGGTGCCATCACCGTGGTAGAAGGCATCGGCGACAACGGTTGTGAATACATGACCGGCGGCATCGTCTGCGTGCTGGGCAAAACCGGCATCAACTTTGGTGCGGGCATGACCGGCGGCTTCGCCTACGTGCTGGATGAAGACGGCGAGTTCCGTAAACGTGTGAACCCAGAACTGGTGGAAGTGTTGGATGTCGACCAACTGGCAATTCATGAAGAGCACCTGCGCGGATTGATTACCGAGCACGTGCAGGCGACCGGTTCTTCGCGTGCGGAAGAGATCCTGGCCAACTGGCCGGAATGGGCACCGAAGTTTGCTCTGGTCAAGCCGAAGTCCAGTGATGTCAAAGCATTGTTGGGTCACCGTAGTCGTTCCGCAGCCGAGCTGCGGGTTCAGGCGCAGTAA